One region of Jonesiaceae bacterium BS-20 genomic DNA includes:
- a CDS encoding ROK family transcriptional regulator, which translates to MAVTVASSGGDLASSAILAVLGRHGSLSRAEISRMINLSPATVTQVTKSLLKRNLIEELESVPSAGGRPARLIGLVQATGVAIGVKVAAKLVEIVSVGIDGTILSAHSYPYDAAVQDAFERLAVLLEGTITELSTQILGVGVGVAGSVNSQDSGIVDAPTLGWSDARLGPFLRERLQIPVIVENDVNALAVAERLYGTGQTYSSFLTITIGRGIGCGMIVNGELQRGAFGGAGEIGHLPTKIDGPLCDCGAQGCLETIVGQKALESQARELGLITESSGLDAVLRLAQEGNAQAEQLFKSAGVVLGRAIAAVVHIIDPQIVVLLGEGIAAWEFWQPGFEKGFRSGQWATRKTLPYVVEPWDDDKWALGAAALVLAAPFDASNTAGGQGRLVRERLGTSVSGEIKA; encoded by the coding sequence GTGGCAGTTACCGTCGCGTCATCAGGTGGAGATCTGGCTTCATCAGCGATCCTTGCTGTCTTGGGACGGCACGGCTCTCTTTCTCGTGCGGAGATTTCGCGGATGATCAATCTCAGCCCCGCGACAGTTACCCAGGTGACAAAGTCGCTGTTGAAGCGCAATCTCATTGAAGAGCTGGAAAGTGTGCCTTCAGCAGGAGGACGGCCAGCTCGGCTTATTGGTCTGGTGCAAGCCACCGGTGTGGCGATTGGTGTCAAAGTTGCAGCCAAGCTTGTGGAAATTGTTTCCGTAGGAATTGATGGCACTATTCTGAGCGCTCACTCCTACCCGTATGATGCGGCCGTTCAGGATGCATTCGAACGCCTTGCAGTTTTACTCGAGGGGACGATTACGGAGCTGAGCACACAGATTCTTGGTGTAGGGGTCGGCGTTGCCGGCTCCGTGAACTCGCAAGACTCGGGCATCGTCGATGCCCCCACACTCGGGTGGAGCGATGCTCGGCTTGGGCCTTTCCTGCGTGAGCGTCTCCAAATTCCGGTCATCGTTGAGAATGACGTGAATGCGCTTGCCGTTGCGGAACGCTTGTATGGCACGGGCCAAACTTACTCGTCTTTCCTCACCATCACGATTGGACGAGGAATTGGTTGCGGCATGATCGTGAACGGTGAGCTGCAGCGTGGTGCGTTTGGCGGTGCCGGAGAAATTGGGCACCTCCCCACCAAGATTGATGGTCCCCTGTGTGACTGCGGTGCCCAAGGATGTCTGGAAACAATCGTTGGCCAAAAAGCACTTGAGTCGCAGGCTAGGGAGTTGGGGCTGATCACCGAGTCCAGTGGGCTCGATGCCGTACTCAGACTGGCCCAAGAAGGTAACGCCCAAGCAGAACAACTGTTTAAGTCCGCTGGAGTAGTTTTGGGCCGTGCGATAGCTGCGGTCGTTCACATCATCGACCCGCAAATCGTCGTCTTGCTCGGTGAAGGAATTGCCGCGTGGGAGTTTTGGCAGCCTGGATTCGAAAAGGGATTCCGCTCGGGCCAGTGGGCTACACGTAAAACGTTGCCGTACGTGGTTGAGCCTTGGGACGACGACAAATGGGCGCTGGGTGCGGCCGCTCTTGTCTTAGCTGCGCCGTTCGATGCCAGCAACACGGCAGGCGGTCAAGGACGCTTGGTCCGGGAACGCCTTGGAACCTCCGTTTCCGGGGAGATCAAAGCATGA
- a CDS encoding carbohydrate ABC transporter permease translates to MPKTMKSVLLHIGVLAGAIIMLFPFLWTLVTSITPSGTLASGPSLIVKDPTLDAYRKLFDSLPVVRIILNSLGVAVATMVFQLITSAMAAYAFSRIAFKVKTMVFALYLATMMIPMQILVVPLFIQMTEFKLNDTYFALLAPTVASAFGIFLVKQAMDAVPRDLDEAATIDGAGHLRIFGTLIVPLSKAALATLAVFAFMSSWNSFLWPLVVIRSPELMTLPLGLATLRGQYTTEWDVVMAGSIVSIVPIAIIYLFAQRHIIEGMSHTGLK, encoded by the coding sequence ATGCCTAAGACAATGAAATCAGTGTTGCTCCACATTGGGGTTTTGGCCGGGGCAATCATCATGCTCTTTCCATTTCTATGGACACTGGTCACCTCCATCACCCCAAGTGGGACCCTGGCCTCAGGGCCAAGTCTTATTGTGAAAGACCCAACCCTAGATGCCTACCGGAAACTGTTTGATTCCCTTCCGGTAGTTCGAATCATCTTGAACTCCTTAGGTGTTGCAGTAGCCACCATGGTCTTCCAACTCATCACCTCAGCAATGGCCGCATACGCTTTTTCGAGGATCGCATTCAAAGTAAAAACAATGGTCTTTGCTCTCTACTTAGCAACCATGATGATCCCCATGCAGATCCTCGTAGTGCCGTTGTTCATCCAAATGACCGAGTTCAAACTCAACGACACGTACTTCGCCTTACTGGCACCCACGGTTGCTTCGGCTTTTGGGATTTTCTTAGTCAAACAAGCAATGGATGCGGTTCCAAGAGATCTCGATGAAGCAGCAACCATCGATGGTGCCGGGCATTTGAGAATTTTTGGAACTTTGATTGTCCCCCTTTCCAAAGCGGCGCTGGCGACTCTGGCGGTTTTTGCTTTCATGAGCAGCTGGAACAGCTTCTTGTGGCCGCTTGTAGTTATCCGCTCACCAGAATTAATGACACTTCCCCTTGGCTTGGCCACCCTACGTGGTCAATACACAACCGAGTGGGACGTGGTCATGGCCGGATCAATAGTTTCTATTGTTCCCATCGCGATCATTTATCTCTTCGCACAACGCCACATTATTGAAGGTATGTCTCATACCGGCCTGAAATAA
- a CDS encoding sugar ABC transporter permease — protein sequence MSAALLAPTSERSGVSVAPRKVKADWKKIFWITFFLLPSAIPLVIFVFRPMISSLWISLHEWNLISEMKWVGLDNYVKLLTDGKTWDVLGNTLFYIAGYLPLVYFGGLGLAVMLNQAIKGRAFFRSAYFLPVVTSWVVVALVWQWLLNPSNGLINQILGFLNLPQPGWWTDPTWAMPSVILASAWKDLGFVMVILLAGLQAIPRDVLEAARVDGTNAWQRFWRITFPLLSPSTFFVLVISLINGFQVFDQVYMMTGGGPSGSSQVFVGQIYDLTFRYGRAGEANALSWILFLLIMLVTAFQLVGQKKWVTNA from the coding sequence ATGAGCGCCGCGTTGTTGGCTCCAACCTCGGAGCGCAGTGGGGTCAGTGTTGCGCCTAGGAAGGTAAAGGCAGACTGGAAGAAGATTTTCTGGATTACCTTCTTCTTATTGCCAAGCGCTATTCCGCTCGTAATCTTCGTGTTTCGCCCGATGATCAGTTCACTGTGGATCTCCTTACACGAATGGAACCTCATCTCGGAGATGAAATGGGTAGGACTAGACAACTACGTCAAGTTGCTGACTGATGGGAAGACTTGGGACGTATTAGGCAATACCCTCTTCTACATCGCAGGGTACTTGCCATTGGTCTACTTTGGTGGCCTGGGGCTGGCGGTCATGCTCAACCAAGCGATCAAAGGGCGGGCTTTCTTCAGGTCAGCCTACTTCTTACCCGTCGTAACCAGTTGGGTTGTAGTTGCACTCGTATGGCAGTGGCTACTAAACCCATCCAACGGTCTGATCAATCAGATTCTTGGCTTCCTCAACCTACCGCAGCCGGGTTGGTGGACCGATCCCACTTGGGCGATGCCCTCAGTCATCCTGGCATCGGCTTGGAAAGACTTGGGCTTTGTCATGGTGATCCTATTGGCTGGTCTCCAAGCGATCCCACGTGACGTTCTGGAAGCAGCACGTGTCGATGGCACGAATGCGTGGCAAAGATTTTGGCGGATTACCTTTCCGCTCCTTTCCCCATCAACTTTTTTTGTTCTGGTTATCTCACTCATCAACGGGTTTCAAGTGTTTGATCAGGTCTACATGATGACCGGAGGTGGACCGTCAGGTTCAAGCCAAGTGTTTGTGGGCCAAATCTATGACCTCACCTTCCGGTATGGAAGAGCAGGAGAAGCCAACGCACTGTCCTGGATCTTGTTCCTCCTCATCATGTTGGTAACCGCGTTCCAACTCGTTGGCCAGAAGAAATGGGTCACCAATGCCTAA
- a CDS encoding nucleotidyl transferase AbiEii/AbiGii toxin family protein: MTSNDVYRQLQSAARSASARHGIPAPTEEYLIRHALESFLDRLNRTPHAGDFVLKGGFLLGAYGVRRPTKDADSNAIRAEVSSEYLANVVRDAAAVETNDGVEFNLDTLTVQEIRDGAEYPGIRVRVKVAISHWRGTVAWDISTGDPIVPAPREVTLERILGKPITLIGYTPESTVAEKGVTILERGITSTRWRDYVDIVTLGSAGLDTESLLAAAQAVSDYRGITLEPITPLLEGYGAVGQSKWAAWRRKEKLEAVCEENLDEQIIRVAAILDPIFSRGVKESG, translated from the coding sequence ATGACCAGCAACGATGTTTACCGGCAGCTTCAATCCGCAGCTCGCTCAGCTTCTGCAAGACACGGTATCCCCGCACCAACGGAGGAGTACCTTATTCGGCACGCACTCGAATCATTCTTAGATCGGCTGAATCGCACACCCCATGCAGGCGATTTCGTATTGAAGGGTGGGTTTCTGCTCGGTGCATACGGTGTGCGACGACCGACTAAAGATGCTGACTCAAACGCGATTAGAGCAGAAGTCTCGTCCGAATACCTTGCAAACGTTGTTCGCGATGCCGCAGCGGTAGAAACTAATGACGGGGTTGAATTCAACCTGGACACACTCACCGTCCAGGAAATCCGCGATGGTGCAGAGTATCCGGGCATCCGTGTCCGCGTAAAAGTTGCGATCAGCCATTGGCGCGGCACAGTGGCGTGGGACATTTCCACTGGTGACCCAATTGTTCCAGCACCACGTGAGGTAACGCTCGAAAGAATTCTTGGCAAACCTATCACCCTCATTGGGTATACGCCAGAATCAACAGTTGCTGAGAAAGGTGTGACAATTCTCGAGCGTGGGATCACGAGCACTCGGTGGCGGGATTACGTCGACATCGTCACACTCGGTAGCGCTGGTCTTGACACCGAATCACTCCTGGCGGCTGCCCAAGCAGTGTCTGACTATCGAGGCATTACTCTAGAACCGATCACACCACTCCTAGAAGGCTACGGAGCGGTTGGGCAGTCGAAGTGGGCTGCTTGGCGGCGCAAAGAGAAACTCGAAGCAGTTTGTGAGGAAAACTTGGACGAACAAATTATCCGAGTGGCAGCGATCCTCGATCCAATTTTCAGTCGTGGCGTCAAAGAATCTGGCTAG
- a CDS encoding DUF5713 family protein → MRKTWTNKLSEWQRSSIQFSVVASKNLARTISNYWASAHCMAPSLSILDHDFDNADSEIETVARECIAGDFATIAQAYGYEGYDVEELIATRDW, encoded by the coding sequence GTGAGGAAAACTTGGACGAACAAATTATCCGAGTGGCAGCGATCCTCGATCCAATTTTCAGTCGTGGCGTCAAAGAATCTGGCTAGAACAATTTCCAATTATTGGGCTTCTGCGCACTGTATGGCGCCATCCTTGTCCATCCTTGACCACGACTTCGACAATGCGGACAGCGAGATTGAGACCGTCGCGCGCGAATGCATTGCCGGCGACTTTGCAACAATCGCCCAGGCATACGGATACGAGGGCTATGACGTTGAGGAGCTCATTGCCACACGCGATTGGTAA
- a CDS encoding SRPBCC domain-containing protein, with product MSELKELEFTVSGRISKPCAEVYEAVADPAQLSKYFTTGGAKGRLESGAVVQWDFHDFPGAFPVAVLEAFSGHRIVIAWDGHEVTGKTGKSTVTFEFKPVPHNASRTLVTITESSWHPTAAGAKNAFGNCEGWTGMLAAMKVWLEHGINLREGFYA from the coding sequence ATGAGCGAATTGAAGGAACTAGAGTTCACCGTCTCCGGGCGCATTTCTAAGCCGTGCGCTGAGGTTTATGAGGCGGTCGCTGATCCCGCACAGTTGTCAAAGTACTTCACAACCGGTGGCGCAAAGGGTCGCCTTGAATCGGGGGCCGTTGTGCAGTGGGACTTCCATGATTTTCCGGGCGCTTTTCCTGTTGCCGTGCTCGAGGCTTTCTCTGGTCACCGCATTGTCATTGCATGGGATGGCCACGAGGTGACCGGCAAAACAGGTAAATCAACGGTCACCTTCGAGTTCAAGCCCGTTCCCCACAATGCTTCACGAACCCTTGTTACCATCACCGAGTCCTCCTGGCATCCAACCGCGGCCGGCGCTAAGAACGCCTTTGGCAACTGCGAGGGCTGGACCGGCATGCTTGCTGCCATGAAAGTGTGGCTCGAACACGGAATCAACTTGCGTGAGGGTTTCTACGCCTAA
- a CDS encoding DUF5701 family protein, translating into MTSSALISAPKTIAEQMDRLVSLGIHSLAGISEAEFRALVPAPAGGSKEFSDASVSSPVVVISPQLVPAATLAPLLTLNNKPGFVVVDMTDLAEFVPLKGMEIPESPLYLMDGVDRGDEFSNWSPDEALPVITSRERTAMTVSEGISWLLQYPELLVPNFCFMTIASRKPKGKKLDSRTPALWISGGTGRDGKENKGAPKVGWCWAGNRHTWLGIASVGNRLSF; encoded by the coding sequence GTGACTTCGAGCGCCCTCATTTCTGCCCCAAAGACCATCGCCGAGCAGATGGACAGACTGGTTTCCTTAGGCATTCACAGCCTTGCGGGAATATCCGAAGCAGAGTTTCGGGCGCTAGTCCCCGCGCCTGCCGGGGGTAGCAAAGAATTTTCCGATGCCTCAGTCTCAAGTCCCGTTGTGGTGATTTCCCCTCAGCTGGTCCCCGCAGCCACCCTGGCTCCCCTCTTGACGCTGAATAACAAGCCCGGATTCGTGGTTGTGGACATGACCGATCTGGCTGAATTTGTGCCACTTAAGGGCATGGAAATCCCCGAGTCACCGCTTTACCTCATGGATGGCGTGGACCGCGGAGATGAGTTTTCCAACTGGAGCCCAGATGAGGCTCTACCAGTGATTACTTCGCGCGAGCGCACCGCCATGACGGTGAGTGAAGGCATCAGTTGGCTACTGCAATATCCAGAACTGCTCGTTCCCAACTTCTGTTTCATGACGATTGCTTCACGGAAGCCAAAGGGCAAGAAACTAGATTCCCGCACCCCTGCTTTGTGGATCTCAGGCGGAACCGGGCGCGACGGCAAGGAAAATAAGGGCGCACCCAAAGTTGGCTGGTGCTGGGCTGGTAACCGCCACACCTGGTTGGGGATTGCGTCGGTTGGAAACCGCCTCAGCTTTTAA
- a CDS encoding GntR family transcriptional regulator: MIISLEESGRPIADQIQDQIKGLITAGKLIADQRLPSVRQLAADLGVAPGTVAKVYKSLESDGLLVTRIGSGTRVSAQASKTPKEVLAAANQLAQVGKEKQIDLEEAIRILRAVWPD, translated from the coding sequence ATGATTATCTCGTTGGAAGAGTCCGGCCGTCCTATCGCAGATCAGATTCAAGACCAGATCAAGGGCCTCATCACCGCAGGCAAACTGATCGCAGACCAGCGCTTGCCGTCCGTACGCCAACTAGCTGCCGACTTAGGAGTGGCCCCCGGAACCGTTGCCAAGGTCTACAAGAGCCTCGAAAGTGACGGACTTTTGGTTACCCGGATCGGAAGTGGCACGCGGGTCAGCGCTCAGGCATCGAAAACCCCCAAAGAGGTCCTAGCGGCCGCAAACCAACTTGCCCAAGTAGGCAAAGAGAAACAGATTGACCTAGAAGAAGCGATACGGATTCTGCGAGCAGTCTGGCCGGACTAG
- a CDS encoding alpha/beta hydrolase-fold protein, translated as MTTSTLLRSGKRIFAAIVAVALVGTGAMVAAVTAQAAGAGSIETGVAQSAEVGEIDYAVYLPPGYADATEEYASVYLLHGRGDTMAAWQRVASELDDLINAGKIQPMVVVMPDAPWNDRGNWYTDSQYTGNAASGPGLNVETAFTRDLVDHVDATYRTVDDRAARAVGGYSMGGAGALQMSLGHQEIFSAGLLLSTAAYNPQPPSDSSARDYGAYGVGDALYEESRYLELSYPTALKDFNAALPLHLFIAVGDDEWANPDPAEAMHDLDFESAHLYNQVRRVPGITAELRVLNGGHDWDVWEPGFVEGIVDLNGYLRTEPAASWEADLVGTTGDDRAGGLVAHEDGSTTLGLNIGAQLDAIPYAGAMDAIVQKRGPQGDLLWSHAIGTSGNERIYGVVPGADGTVIAAGYTRGDLDGQHPSGASDDAFVVAVSTEGERLWTTQFGSADKADRIYGVTTGPDGGVYVTGYSSGVVAGDQNVGDKDVFVALLNAQGEVQWIKQFGSTGEDKGNAVSPAADGGVYVAGIAGGALPGGTHGGSGDGFVAHFTSTGELTWLNQFGTSGNDQVSGLVTSTDGSVVAIGHTKGTLGEASLGDNDAFAKSFDATGKPLWTTQFGTDTDDRGVTAAAQSDGSIQVVGTTYGQMGAQVGGVDVFTAQLAADGTLGVIDQFGSNERDGADEWDDANLFATPAKDGLWITGLTFGAPAGQTNAGAGDVFVELRTAGGEPNPEPTGEPTEEPTGEPTVTPSPEPTGEPTGEPTGEPTSNPTDIPTSEPTAKETTEPTTKPVDGAGDKDLAKTGVNALPVLGAGLLLSLVGAAIIIGRRKYA; from the coding sequence ATGACAACAAGTACGCTGCTGCGAAGCGGGAAAAGGATATTTGCGGCCATAGTTGCCGTAGCGCTAGTGGGTACGGGGGCGATGGTCGCTGCAGTAACCGCCCAAGCCGCGGGGGCAGGCTCAATTGAGACGGGGGTGGCTCAATCCGCAGAGGTTGGGGAAATTGACTATGCGGTCTATTTGCCGCCGGGGTATGCGGACGCAACCGAAGAGTACGCCTCGGTTTACCTATTACACGGGCGTGGGGACACCATGGCGGCATGGCAACGGGTGGCCTCCGAGTTGGATGACCTCATAAATGCTGGCAAGATCCAGCCTATGGTCGTGGTCATGCCAGATGCTCCTTGGAATGATCGGGGCAATTGGTACACCGACTCGCAATATACCGGCAACGCTGCTAGCGGCCCGGGACTCAACGTTGAGACCGCATTTACAAGAGATCTGGTTGATCATGTGGATGCGACCTACCGGACGGTGGATGACCGCGCAGCGCGGGCGGTAGGTGGCTACTCCATGGGTGGAGCCGGCGCATTGCAAATGTCATTAGGACATCAAGAGATCTTCTCTGCGGGCTTGTTGCTCTCGACCGCTGCCTACAATCCGCAACCACCATCAGACTCATCCGCACGGGATTATGGTGCCTATGGGGTAGGGGACGCACTGTATGAGGAGTCCCGGTACCTTGAATTGAGTTACCCAACGGCACTAAAGGACTTTAACGCGGCGCTGCCGTTGCACTTGTTCATAGCTGTCGGCGATGACGAATGGGCAAACCCTGACCCAGCCGAAGCCATGCATGACCTAGACTTTGAATCCGCTCACTTGTACAACCAAGTTCGCAGGGTCCCCGGGATCACCGCGGAATTGCGGGTGCTCAATGGTGGGCACGATTGGGATGTGTGGGAGCCAGGGTTTGTTGAGGGCATTGTCGACCTCAACGGGTACCTGCGCACGGAACCGGCTGCCAGTTGGGAAGCTGATCTGGTTGGCACCACCGGTGATGACCGGGCCGGTGGGCTTGTTGCCCACGAAGATGGATCAACCACGTTGGGATTAAACATTGGCGCGCAACTCGATGCAATCCCTTATGCGGGGGCCATGGACGCAATTGTGCAAAAGCGTGGACCGCAAGGTGACCTATTGTGGAGCCACGCCATTGGCACCTCCGGCAACGAACGGATATATGGAGTAGTTCCGGGTGCTGACGGGACGGTCATTGCGGCCGGATATACCCGTGGGGACTTAGACGGACAACACCCTAGCGGTGCTAGCGATGACGCCTTTGTGGTCGCTGTATCCACAGAAGGCGAGCGCCTGTGGACAACGCAATTCGGCTCGGCGGACAAAGCAGACCGAATCTATGGAGTAACCACTGGTCCAGACGGAGGAGTTTACGTAACCGGCTACTCAAGTGGCGTAGTTGCGGGTGACCAGAACGTCGGTGATAAGGACGTGTTTGTCGCGTTGCTCAACGCTCAAGGTGAAGTTCAGTGGATCAAGCAGTTCGGAAGTACGGGTGAAGACAAGGGCAACGCAGTCTCTCCAGCTGCCGACGGCGGGGTATATGTGGCAGGTATTGCTGGGGGAGCGCTTCCTGGTGGCACTCACGGAGGCTCAGGTGATGGGTTCGTTGCCCATTTCACGTCCACTGGTGAACTCACCTGGCTCAACCAATTTGGCACCTCTGGCAATGACCAAGTCTCCGGTCTAGTGACGTCGACTGATGGGTCTGTGGTTGCAATTGGACACACCAAGGGCACACTTGGGGAGGCTTCACTGGGTGACAATGACGCGTTTGCAAAGTCATTTGACGCAACTGGAAAACCCCTGTGGACCACACAATTTGGTACGGACACCGATGACCGCGGGGTCACCGCAGCGGCTCAATCCGATGGCAGCATCCAAGTGGTGGGGACAACCTACGGACAGATGGGTGCCCAGGTCGGTGGGGTGGACGTATTTACCGCGCAGCTGGCAGCCGATGGCACGCTAGGGGTGATTGATCAGTTTGGCTCGAACGAACGAGACGGCGCCGATGAGTGGGATGACGCAAACCTATTTGCCACCCCGGCAAAAGACGGGCTGTGGATAACGGGACTAACCTTTGGTGCACCGGCTGGACAAACCAATGCTGGGGCAGGTGACGTTTTCGTTGAACTCCGCACGGCAGGTGGAGAACCCAACCCTGAACCAACCGGAGAGCCGACCGAAGAGCCGACTGGTGAACCAACCGTCACACCTTCCCCAGAGCCAACGGGGGAACCCACCGGTGAGCCAACAGGGGAGCCCACGTCAAATCCAACCGATATCCCGACTAGTGAACCTACCGCCAAGGAAACGACTGAACCAACAACCAAACCGGTTGATGGGGCAGGAGACAAGGACCTTGCGAAGACCGGAGTCAACGCACTTCCGGTCTTAGGTGCCGGGCTGCTGCTTTCCCTGGTTGGTGCGGCGATCATCATCGGCCGCAGGAAGTACGCCTAG
- a CDS encoding sugar ABC transporter substrate-binding protein, whose protein sequence is MNFSANGGNEETLQEIVDAFEAENKDVKVAVETLPYDDYFTSLQTAIAGKTAADSFELNYENFVTYAASGALAEIPVSDAAGYRPSILEAFEFDGKQYGLPASFSNVVLFYNKDLFDAAGLDYPTSEWTWADEQKAAEALTDKAAGVWGDYQPISFHEFYKALAQSGGEFLNADRTEAVFASPEGQAAAEWLVRKSGTTMPTEADGAGTPDFDTNLFKEGKLAMWHSGIWMFSGLSEVADLNWDIAVEPGNTQQASALFANGVAISATSQNVDATARWVEFLTSSQATVDARLAASWELPPVADDAKFAPYLEQTPPANRQAVMDSLENVALPPVVVAQQEMQDIVNEELSNAAAGRKDVETALADAQKRVTEAIK, encoded by the coding sequence ATGAACTTCTCTGCGAATGGTGGCAACGAGGAGACCCTGCAAGAAATCGTCGATGCCTTCGAGGCCGAGAACAAGGACGTCAAGGTTGCGGTGGAAACGCTGCCTTACGATGACTACTTCACCAGTTTGCAAACGGCGATTGCAGGCAAAACTGCCGCGGATTCGTTTGAACTGAACTACGAGAACTTCGTAACCTATGCGGCCAGTGGTGCGCTCGCCGAGATTCCTGTTTCAGATGCTGCAGGCTACCGGCCGTCGATCCTTGAGGCCTTCGAGTTTGACGGCAAACAGTACGGTCTGCCTGCGTCCTTCTCTAACGTGGTCTTGTTCTACAACAAGGATCTCTTTGACGCTGCAGGACTGGATTATCCAACCTCCGAATGGACCTGGGCAGATGAACAAAAAGCAGCCGAGGCCCTGACGGACAAGGCGGCAGGAGTCTGGGGAGATTACCAGCCCATCTCTTTCCACGAGTTCTACAAGGCGCTCGCCCAATCAGGTGGTGAGTTCCTAAATGCCGACCGAACCGAAGCAGTATTTGCTTCACCCGAGGGTCAAGCCGCGGCAGAGTGGTTAGTGCGCAAATCAGGCACAACGATGCCCACGGAAGCTGACGGTGCCGGAACTCCAGACTTTGACACCAACCTCTTCAAAGAGGGCAAACTTGCGATGTGGCACTCCGGAATCTGGATGTTTTCCGGGTTATCGGAAGTTGCGGATCTCAACTGGGATATTGCAGTTGAACCAGGAAATACACAGCAGGCATCGGCGTTGTTTGCCAACGGTGTGGCAATCTCTGCGACTTCACAGAACGTAGACGCGACCGCGCGTTGGGTCGAGTTTCTTACGAGTTCGCAAGCCACAGTGGATGCGCGTCTAGCCGCTTCATGGGAGTTGCCACCGGTAGCTGATGATGCCAAGTTTGCGCCTTACTTGGAGCAAACTCCTCCGGCCAACCGACAAGCCGTTATGGACTCACTCGAGAACGTGGCGCTGCCACCGGTAGTAGTCGCCCAACAGGAAATGCAAGACATTGTCAATGAAGAACTCAGCAATGCTGCAGCTGGGCGTAAGGACGTTGAGACTGCTTTGGCTGACGCCCAAAAACGTGTCACTGAAGCGATCAAGTAG
- a CDS encoding aldo/keto reductase, whose protein sequence is MTTPTFTLNNNVVLPALGFGVSQTPEQQTEAAVAEALRVGYRHIDTAASYGNEKAVGEGIRNSGIDRQEIFVETKLWISDYGYEKALHGFEKSAAKLGLEQIDLLLLHQPLTTDFDHTLGAYRALERLLATGKVRAIGVSNFMPEVLERLLEQTGIVPAVNQIEVHPYFQQRELQALHVKHGILTQAWSPIGGITSYRGDGNSPLQDEAILRIAHAHGKSAAQILLAWHLREGRSAIPKSVRPARITENFDVFNIKLSRSEINAINALETGVRGGPDPADITLENFGQSIPEV, encoded by the coding sequence ATGACGACTCCTACATTTACGTTGAACAATAATGTGGTGTTACCAGCCCTCGGGTTTGGCGTCTCCCAAACCCCCGAGCAACAAACCGAGGCCGCCGTTGCCGAGGCTTTGCGGGTAGGTTACCGGCACATTGATACGGCTGCGTCCTATGGCAATGAGAAAGCCGTGGGCGAGGGCATCCGGAACAGTGGCATTGACCGGCAAGAAATCTTTGTCGAAACGAAGCTCTGGATCAGTGACTACGGCTACGAGAAAGCCCTGCACGGGTTTGAGAAAAGTGCCGCAAAGCTTGGACTGGAGCAGATAGACCTCCTCCTCTTACATCAGCCATTGACCACAGATTTTGACCATACGTTAGGTGCTTACCGCGCCCTTGAACGCCTTCTCGCAACTGGCAAGGTGCGCGCCATTGGAGTTTCAAACTTCATGCCCGAGGTTCTGGAACGGTTGCTGGAACAGACCGGCATTGTTCCTGCGGTCAATCAGATCGAGGTGCACCCCTACTTCCAGCAACGCGAGCTGCAGGCGTTACACGTCAAACATGGGATCCTCACCCAAGCGTGGTCCCCTATTGGCGGTATCACGTCTTACCGAGGTGACGGCAACAGCCCCCTCCAAGACGAGGCAATACTCAGGATCGCTCACGCACACGGTAAGTCGGCAGCCCAGATCCTGCTGGCCTGGCACCTGCGAGAGGGACGCTCAGCTATACCCAAGTCAGTCAGGCCCGCCCGCATTACCGAGAACTTCGATGTGTTTAACATCAAACTTTCCCGGTCAGAGATTAATGCAATTAACGCTCTAGAGACGGGCGTGCGCGGCGGACCCGATCCAGCGGACATCACCCTAGAGAATTTTGGCCAATCAATCCCCGAGGTTTAA
- a CDS encoding GNAT family N-acetyltransferase — protein MPSIRSATVADYPQILSVWRRSVEATHHFLSSNDIAAIELDVARYLPLMSDLRVAHTDNEVLGFVAIEGDTVEMLFVDSKYFGQGIGSKLLAAVAGDRTCLRVDVNEQNPTGRTFYRARGFTQIGRSETDGEGRPFPILHLERRSPDPQ, from the coding sequence ATGCCTTCCATACGCAGCGCCACCGTAGCCGATTACCCCCAGATACTTAGCGTTTGGCGCCGGTCTGTCGAGGCCACCCACCACTTTCTTTCTTCCAATGACATTGCAGCAATTGAACTAGATGTAGCCAGGTACCTCCCATTAATGTCGGACCTACGCGTTGCACACACCGACAACGAGGTACTGGGATTTGTCGCAATTGAAGGCGACACCGTCGAGATGCTCTTTGTTGACTCCAAATACTTTGGCCAGGGAATCGGAAGCAAGCTTCTTGCAGCAGTCGCGGGCGACCGTACCTGCCTACGCGTTGACGTTAATGAACAAAATCCGACCGGCCGCACCTTCTACAGGGCCAGAGGGTTTACCCAGATTGGCCGTTCAGAAACCGATGGCGAGGGCAGGCCTTTTCCGATCCTGCATCTGGAACGCCGCAGCCCAGACCCTCAATGA